The Camelus dromedarius isolate mCamDro1 chromosome 8, mCamDro1.pat, whole genome shotgun sequence genome includes a window with the following:
- the ZRANB1 gene encoding ubiquitin thioesterase ZRANB1 isoform X4, with the protein MLAILLTEVSQQAAKCIPAMVCPELTEQIRREIAASLHQRKGDFACYFLTDLVTFTLPADIEDLPPSVQEKLFDEVLDRDVQKELEEESPIINWSLELATRLDSRLYALWNRTAGDCLLDSVLQATWGIYDKDSVLRKALHDSLHDCSHWFYTRWKDWESWYSQSFGLHFSLREEQWQEDWAFILSLASQPGASLEQTHIFVLAHILRRPIIVYGVKYYKSFRGETLGYTRFQGVYLPLLWEQSFCWKSPIALGYTRGHFSALVAMENDGYGNRGAGANLNTDDDVTITFLPLVDSERKLLHVHFLSAQELGNEEQQEKLLREWLDCCVTEGGVLVAMQKSSRRRNHPLVTQMVEKWLDRYRQIRPCTSLSDGEEDEDDEDE; encoded by the exons ATGCTAGCAATATTGCTTACAGAG gTGTCTCAACAAGCTGCAAAGTGTATCCCGGCAATGGTGTGTCCTGAACTGACAGAGCAGATCCGGCGGGAGATAGCTGCCTCTCTCCATCAGAGAAAGGGCGATTTCGCTTGCTATTTTCTGACTGACCTTGTAACATTTACATTGCCAGCAG ATATTGAAGACTTGCCTCCATCAGtccaagaaaaattatttgatgagGTGCTTGATAGAGATGTTCAAAAAG AGTTAGAAGAAGAATCTCCAATTATAAACTGGTCCTTGGAATTGGCTACACGTTTGGATAGTCGACTGTATGCACTTTGGAACCGGACTGCAGGAGACTGCTTACTTGATTCAGTACTACAAGCCACCTGGGGCATTTATGACAAGGACTCGGTGCTTCGGAAAGCCCTGCATGACAGCCTGCATGACTGTTCCCATTG GTTTTATACTCGTTGGAAAGATTGGGAATCCTGGTATTCTCAGAGCTTCGGTTTACATTTTTCCCTGAGAGAAGAGCAGTGGCAAGAAGACTGGGCATTTATACTCTCTCTTGCTAGTCAG CCTGGAGCAAGTTTGGAACAGACTCACATTTTTGTACTTGCACATATTCTTAGACGACCAATTATAGTTTATGGAGTGAAATATTATAAAAGTTTCCGGGGAGAAACTTTAGGATATACTCGGTTTCAAG gtGTTTATTTGCCTTTGTTGTGGGAACAGAGTTTTTGTTGGAAAAGTCCGATTGCTCTGGGCTATACAAGGGGCCACTTCTCTGCTTTGGTTGCCATGGAGAATGATGGCTATGGTAACCGAGGTGCTGGTGCTAACTTGAACACCGACGACGATGTCACCATCACGTTTCTGCCTCTGGTTGACAGTGAAAGGAAGTTACTCCACGTGCACTTCCTTTCTGCTCAGGAG CTAGGTAATGAGGAACAGCAAGAAAAACTGCTCAGGGAGTGGCTGGACTGCTGTGTGACTGAGGGGGGAGTTCTTGTTGCCATGCAGAAAAGCTCTCGGCGGCGAAATCACCCCTTGGTCACGCAAATGGTAGAAAAATGGCTTGACCGCTACCGACAGATCCGGCCTTGTACATCCCTGTCTGATGGAGAGGAAGATGAAGATGATgaagatgaatga